TGACACGTACACCCGCGCATTGCGGAATTTTGAACCGCTCCAACCCGGCGAAGTCGGCATGTACACATGCGGCCCTACGGTTTATGACTACGCGCACATCGGCAATCTACGCACTTACATTTTCGAAGACATTCTGCGACGTGTACTTGAATACAACGGGTACAAAGTTCATCATGTCATGAATATCACTGACGTCGGGCATCTCACATCGGACGCGGATACCGGCGAAGATCGCATGGAAAAAGGCTCCCGTCGTACCGGTAAAACAGCATGGGAAATCGCCGCGGAATATACGGAAGAATTCAAAAAAGATATGAAACGGTTAAATATAACCGAGCCACATACTTGGTGCAAAGCGACCGATCATATACCGGAACAGATCGAATTTATTCGCGGCATCGAAAACAAAGGATACACCTACCGCACATCGGACGGCATTTATTTTGACACATCCAAACTCGATGACTACGGATATATCGCGCGGCTCAAAGTCGAAGGTCTCGAAGCGGGTTCGCGCGTAGAGATCGGCGAAAAACGCAATATCACCGACTTTGCGCTGTGGAAATTCAGCAAACCCGAAGAGCAGCGTCAGATGGAGTGGGACAGCCCGTGGGGCAAAGGTTTTCCGGGATGGCATATCGAATGTTCCGCCATGTCGGCGAAGTATCTCGGTTCATACTTTGACATTCATTGCGGCGGTGAAGATCATATCATGGTGCATCACCCCAATGAGATCGCGCAGACGCAGGCTTGTTACGGAACGCGTTTGGCCAATTTTTGGATGCACGGTTATTTTCTTCAGATTGATAATTCGCGTATGGGTAAATCCGTCGGCAATTTTTTACGTGTGCAGACGCTTATTGATCAGGGTTACGATCCGATCGTGTGGCGCATGTTTTGTCTTAGCGCGCATTACCGTACCAAACTCAATTTTAACTGGGAAAGCCTCGACGGTTCGGCAACGGCGTTACAACGTCTGCGCACGGCAGTGTTCGAATGGGGCGCGGCAGGCACACCGGATGAAGCGACGCTCACGCAGTTTCGCACGTTTATCAATGATGATCTCAATATTCCCCGTGTACTCGCGCTGGTGTGGGACCTTGTAAAAAGCGACAAAACTCCGGCTACAAAAAAAGCAACCGTATTGGAAATGGATCGCGTGCTGGGGCTCGGTTTGGCGGCGTGGGTTCCTGCGGTCGAAGAGATTCCGGCCGAAATCCAAGCTTGGGCCGATGCCCGCGTACTGGCACGCAAAGAAAAACGCTGGGCCGATGCCGACGCGTTTCGCGATAAGATCACTGCCGCGGGTTACGATATCAAAGATACCCCGCAAGGCATCAAAGTCGAAAAACGTAAAACACCGGGCGCCTGATGAATATAGATAACGTCAACATACATGATTTTCCCGTCTCGCTGGCTCCGATGGAAGATGTCACCGACATTGCCTTTCGGATCGTATGCAAAAGGCTCGGCGCCGATATTCTTTATACGGAGTTCACTTCCAGCGAAGCCTTGATCCGCGATGCCCGCAAGGCTTTACGCAAAATCCAAGTCGCCGACGAGGAACGCCCCGTAGCCATACAGCTTTTCGGCGGATTGGATACGTCTATGGAAGGCGCGGCGCGGATTGCTGAAAAAGCCAATCCGGATTTTATAGATATCAACTGCGGCTGCTGGGTCAAAGATGTCGCCATGCGCGGCGCCGGGGCCGGTCTGCTCAAAGATCTGCCGCGTTTCGAAGCGATCGTACGCTCCACCGTGCGGGGTACGCAACTTCCGGTCACCGTAAAAACCCGGCTGGGCTGGGACAAAAATACGATCAACATTCTCGATGTCGCACGTATGGTCGAAGACGCAGGCGCAAAGGCGCTGACCGTGCACTGCCGCACACGCGATATGGGGCACGACGGTTCCGCCGACTGGCATTGGTTGGAAAAAATAAAAAAAGTGATTTCGATTCCTTTATTCGGCAATGGCGATGTCAAAACGCCGCAGGATGCCAAACGTATGCTGGAGACCGGTTGTGACGGCGTGATGATCGGCCGAGCCGCTATCGTCAATCCGTGGATTTTTCGCGAATCGCGGCACTACATAGATACCGGTGAACTCCTACCTCCGCCCGATGCCGAAGAACGATTACGGGTCTGTATCGAACATCTGCGCCTGTCGGTGGAGTACAAAGAAGAAAAATACGGTGTGCTGGAATTTCGTAAATATTACTCCGGCTATCTCAAAGGCCTTCCCTATATCGGCAAACTGCGCGCCGAACTGATGCAGTACACGGCACTGCAACCCATTCTCGATCGCCTCGCCCAATACGGCGAAGAGATGAAACAATGGCAAGCTTCCGAAGGTCGAGACGCCATGCTTCCGCAACTCGGCGGTCTCATCGGCACGCGGCATGAGACGGTTTGAGTAAGTATATTTTTTATTGGTAAATTTTCTATCGGATTTACGCGATGAGCACTAAATTTTTTACTAACGAAGAAGAGAACACGCTTCTCACCAAGCTCGAAGGTGTCTTTCGCCATCGGAATATCTACTATTTTGATGCACTGGTAGGCTTTTTTCGTGCATCGGGCTATTTCAGAATTCGCAAATTCATCGGGAAAGTATCCAAAATTCGAATATTGGTAGGTATCAACATAGATCGCTTAGTCTTTGAAGCCCACGAAAAAGGATTGGAATTTGGGCAAGATGAGAAACAAGCACGCGATGGACTCTTCACCATGAAGGCGGGACTGAGCAATGCAATGGCGTTCTAATTCCTTTCAACCACCGTATCATAGAGTCCGAAATGCGATAAACCTTCATGACTTTCGATGCCTGTATAACGGAGCGAAGCATCTTCATAGCGACGGAAAGCAAACACGGCTTGATTCATTTGCTCGGTATTGAAAACTTTTAGACGCACAAGCAGATGAAAGTCATTCACCGTCAAACCGGTGACCGTCAGAAACAAGTCAGGTTCCAGTTTCGTGATGACATCTTGCAGCGTATTCTCTCGAAAATCAGTCAGATACATGAACGCCGGTATGCGCGTGGCGAACTTTATCAATTTTTCCTGCACCAGCTTGCGCTTCGACTTAAACTCCTTCTCTTCTTCGGTGAGTTGCTTCATCTCCTTTGCCGACAAGTCCTTCTTCTTCGCCTTGTTCTTGAGCGCTTTGATCTTCTCGCTCTTATTAATGATGGTTTCGATGATATTATCGCCCAATGCGCGCCAGCCCTCAATTCGTTCAACGGCAGCCATTGCCTCTGCGTTGTCCAGTATGCGGCGGAGAGTGTCATTATCCACGTTGACCAGCAATGCGCTTTCCCATTTGCGTGCGAGTAACGTGGCCGAAGTGCCGGCCATCGCAATGTCGAGGATGCCGCCCGCGTCGATCTGTGTCATATTCGCGCCGTCGTAGGCCAAAACGGGAAGGAACGACACAAGCTCCTTGACGGCGTTCTCCGGATTCGGTTCACCGGGCGAAAGCCCGATGCCGTATTCGGAAAGTTGGCGCAGCGCACGCGTGGGAGCGAAATCGAAAACGAAACAAACCGGCTTCAAAATTTCCTCCGCGTTCGGGTCGTCACCGTTGGGATTCTTGATGGACCACGGCGATTGCACGCGAAACGCCGACTGAAAATAGGTTTCCGGCGACTTCAGGTTTCGGAGCATAAGAATAGACGACCATTGGGGCACCGTGACACCCGTGGTAAGCTTGCCGCAAGACAATGTGATGGTTTTGGTTTCAAAACCGCTCCCAATAGCCTGTCGCACGGGCGGCAACGCATCAAGCCCGATTCCGGCCGCTGCGCCGGCAGCTACTATCACATCGTAATCTCGCCAAAACACATTGTGTTTTTCAGCCAGCAGATTTGCCATGGCGTGACATGCCGCAACATCAGGGAGGAACCAGAACGAGTGTTGAAGATACGGCAGCAGTCGCACATCCGAATAGGGGAACGGAGGACGAGTACCCGTCTTGAGATGCTCCACGGACTTGGGTATGTACCCGCCGCGGATGATGTCCAGCCACTTCTGCACATCGCTTTTATGTTTGAACTGTGCCTTCGTACCCGTGCCCGATGCTTCGAAAAACTCATTCAAGTCAAACTCATTGAATTCCCCGGCACTAGCAATCGCGACGAGTTCGTCGGGCATCTGATAGGTTAGCAGGCGCATCTGTGGCAATGCGCCATAAGGATTCCACCGGCCGGGATTCTTTTTCTCGAATTCTTCTTTCGCGCGCTGCTCGTCCGTGTAGGTCCAGTTGAATATCTGCTCTTCGATGAATTCTCCCGTGGCCAGTGATTTGAATGGAGTGCCGGAGAGATAGAGGTAAGCCTTCGTCGTAATAGGAAGAAACTCGCTTTCGTTCTCCAGGCGTTGTTGCAGATCGGCGATCTTTTCTTTCACCTTATCGGCTACATTTTTTTGTTCTTTTGCGGCTTCGATTTCCTCTCTGGCGATTCTTTCTTCTTCGTCTTCGACAAGTTCTTTGGATGAATCACGCCATGCACCGAAATGGTATTCATCGAAAACGACCAAGTCCCATTTGACCTTATGAATCCACTTGTTCTTTGGTTTAATATTTCCCGTGGCTTTATCGCGTCCCAGCAAGTCTTGCAGTGAACCAAAATAAACGAGTGGCGTGGCTGCAGGAATTTTTGTCGGGTCGTCATCGGAACCACGCATTAGAAATTGCCAACCGTCAAAATCAACATGGGATTCGAGGTCCGTTTGCCATGCGTCGGCCACGGCGGGTTTAAAGGTCATCACCAGTACCCGACTGGCCTTGAGTTTCTTCGCAAGCTGATAGGCTGTAAAGGTTTTGCCGAAACGCATCTTGGCGTTCCACAAGAAACGCGGAGCTGCTTTCTTGTTCTCGGCCCAGATAGAGTTGTAGTAGTCAAAAGTCTTTTTTACCGCCTCGGATTGCTCCCTGCGCAACGCGAACGTTTCAGCGTGCGTACCGCTGAACTTCTGGCCGGTCCGTAATTCAGCTAGGACGGTTTTCAGATCCTTGAGCGTGCAACGCATCCATTCCAGTTCGGGATTCGCGAAGCCTTTCCGGACGAGAGCGGCGCGTACCTCATGATCGGTGAATGTCGTGCCGTCTTCGCGCTCGGCGACCTCATCAAGAACGATTTTGTAGTTCTTGATGTTGGCGGTCTTGAGCTGTTCGGCGACGCGCTGCTTTACGTCGCGCGTGGTCTGGCCTACCTTGAGCCGTCCCGCATGCGCCTTGTCGTCGATCGTGTAAGCGTAGATGCGCGGCCGTAACTCCGGCTTCGGCGCGAGTATTTCTTCGATGGTCTTACTCATGCTTCTTCAATCTTTTCGTCGTTTTGCCCGGCGGCAGGAAGTTCTCCCCGGTTACCACGCTCTTGCCCGTCTTTTGTTCGAGTTCGCGACGTGCCTTCTTGGCGATGCCGCCGCCCTTCCGCCCGGCGTCCGCGTTTTCGCCCATACCGGTCGCCTGCTCGCTCTCGGCGATCTGGCGGGTGGACAGTTCCGCCAAGGCGGTAAAGATCAACTCCGCTTCGCTCATATGGTCGCGCAGGTTCTGCTGTTTGAGTCCCTTGAGATGCTTGTGCGCTTTGACTGAAACGCCGCTCCATTCCTGATGAATGATGTTGGTGAGGATTGCGAATTCCTCCTCGCCTTGGATGTCGTGATCCTTCCAGTAGTCGGTGAGCTTGTTGCGCGTCTCCTGACCCATCATCCGTTGTTGGATCCACTTCGCACTGCGGCCATGCTTCTGCCAGTACTCGCGGGCGCGGTCAAGGGAACGGGCCGGGTCGCTCATGTCCTGAATCCGCTCGTAGCCCACCTTGGCCAGCCACTGCTTGAAAGGCTCGGCTTTGGGTGAAGGGATGGACTGAATCAGGCGAAGCAAGGTTTCCGTGTCGGCCATGTCGGTCAGGCGCATTTTTCCGTCGACTGACGGCATTTTCAACCCGTTACATTTTGTAACGGTTTCACCCGCACCTTCGTCCTTCAGACGCTTTTTCAGCACTCGCCAGTAAACCGCCGGATTCGCGCTCTCCGTCAGCGCCGCCACCACATCCACCACGGAAAAGTACCAGGTTTCAGATTTCTCGTCGAAATACCGACGAATCGCATGTTTCTCAAACGCCACCAAAGCTTGTCTGCTTTTCACAATTACATCTCCTTTATGATGCAACAGGCCGTTTCAGTCGGTTACATTTTGTAACCGACTCGCTTCCCTCCTTCTTCAACCGGTTCTTCAGCACTTTCCAATAGTTCCTTGCGGCTTGATAGT
This DNA window, taken from bacterium, encodes the following:
- a CDS encoding cysteine--tRNA ligase produces the protein MPSLQLFDTYTRALRNFEPLQPGEVGMYTCGPTVYDYAHIGNLRTYIFEDILRRVLEYNGYKVHHVMNITDVGHLTSDADTGEDRMEKGSRRTGKTAWEIAAEYTEEFKKDMKRLNITEPHTWCKATDHIPEQIEFIRGIENKGYTYRTSDGIYFDTSKLDDYGYIARLKVEGLEAGSRVEIGEKRNITDFALWKFSKPEEQRQMEWDSPWGKGFPGWHIECSAMSAKYLGSYFDIHCGGEDHIMVHHPNEIAQTQACYGTRLANFWMHGYFLQIDNSRMGKSVGNFLRVQTLIDQGYDPIVWRMFCLSAHYRTKLNFNWESLDGSATALQRLRTAVFEWGAAGTPDEATLTQFRTFINDDLNIPRVLALVWDLVKSDKTPATKKATVLEMDRVLGLGLAAWVPAVEEIPAEIQAWADARVLARKEKRWADADAFRDKITAAGYDIKDTPQGIKVEKRKTPGA
- the dusB gene encoding tRNA dihydrouridine synthase DusB, whose amino-acid sequence is MNIDNVNIHDFPVSLAPMEDVTDIAFRIVCKRLGADILYTEFTSSEALIRDARKALRKIQVADEERPVAIQLFGGLDTSMEGAARIAEKANPDFIDINCGCWVKDVAMRGAGAGLLKDLPRFEAIVRSTVRGTQLPVTVKTRLGWDKNTINILDVARMVEDAGAKALTVHCRTRDMGHDGSADWHWLEKIKKVISIPLFGNGDVKTPQDAKRMLETGCDGVMIGRAAIVNPWIFRESRHYIDTGELLPPPDAEERLRVCIEHLRLSVEYKEEKYGVLEFRKYYSGYLKGLPYIGKLRAELMQYTALQPILDRLAQYGEEMKQWQASEGRDAMLPQLGGLIGTRHETV
- a CDS encoding DEAD/DEAH box helicase family protein, which codes for MSKTIEEILAPKPELRPRIYAYTIDDKAHAGRLKVGQTTRDVKQRVAEQLKTANIKNYKIVLDEVAEREDGTTFTDHEVRAALVRKGFANPELEWMRCTLKDLKTVLAELRTGQKFSGTHAETFALRREQSEAVKKTFDYYNSIWAENKKAAPRFLWNAKMRFGKTFTAYQLAKKLKASRVLVMTFKPAVADAWQTDLESHVDFDGWQFLMRGSDDDPTKIPAATPLVYFGSLQDLLGRDKATGNIKPKNKWIHKVKWDLVVFDEYHFGAWRDSSKELVEDEEERIAREEIEAAKEQKNVADKVKEKIADLQQRLENESEFLPITTKAYLYLSGTPFKSLATGEFIEEQIFNWTYTDEQRAKEEFEKKNPGRWNPYGALPQMRLLTYQMPDELVAIASAGEFNEFDLNEFFEASGTGTKAQFKHKSDVQKWLDIIRGGYIPKSVEHLKTGTRPPFPYSDVRLLPYLQHSFWFLPDVAACHAMANLLAEKHNVFWRDYDVIVAAGAAAGIGLDALPPVRQAIGSGFETKTITLSCGKLTTGVTVPQWSSILMLRNLKSPETYFQSAFRVQSPWSIKNPNGDDPNAEEILKPVCFVFDFAPTRALRQLSEYGIGLSPGEPNPENAVKELVSFLPVLAYDGANMTQIDAGGILDIAMAGTSATLLARKWESALLVNVDNDTLRRILDNAEAMAAVERIEGWRALGDNIIETIINKSEKIKALKNKAKKKDLSAKEMKQLTEEEKEFKSKRKLVQEKLIKFATRIPAFMYLTDFRENTLQDVITKLEPDLFLTVTGLTVNDFHLLVRLKVFNTEQMNQAVFAFRRYEDASLRYTGIESHEGLSHFGLYDTVVERN
- a CDS encoding Bro-N domain-containing protein, giving the protein MKSRQALVAFEKHAIRRYFDEKSETWYFSVVDVVAALTESANPAVYWRVLKKRLKDEGAGETVTKCNGLKMPSVDGKMRLTDMADTETLLRLIQSIPSPKAEPFKQWLAKVGYERIQDMSDPARSLDRAREYWQKHGRSAKWIQQRMMGQETRNKLTDYWKDHDIQGEEEFAILTNIIHQEWSGVSVKAHKHLKGLKQQNLRDHMSEAELIFTALAELSTRQIAESEQATGMGENADAGRKGGGIAKKARRELEQKTGKSVVTGENFLPPGKTTKRLKKHE